A stretch of Rhizobium sp. TH2 DNA encodes these proteins:
- a CDS encoding complement resistance protein TraT, translating to MFKAVAVILAGLTLAGCTQTERGATLGAATGAVIGGVLGNNVRSAAIGAAIGGVLGAVASQPGQCYYKDEYGRKFIDDCPPDYGPAVVRVRAPRTKVVVRY from the coding sequence ATGTTTAAAGCAGTCGCAGTCATTCTGGCCGGGCTCACGCTTGCCGGCTGCACCCAGACCGAACGCGGCGCCACGCTAGGCGCGGCAACCGGTGCCGTGATCGGTGGCGTGCTCGGCAACAATGTCCGCAGCGCGGCAATTGGTGCTGCCATCGGCGGCGTTCTCGGCGCGGTCGCCTCCCAGCCGGGCCAGTGCTATTACAAGGACGAATACGGTCGCAAGTTCATCGACGATTGCCCGCCGGATTACGGTCCGGCCGTGGTACGCGTCCGTGCGCCCCGGACGAAGGTTGTCGTCCGGTACTGA